In the Takifugu flavidus isolate HTHZ2018 chromosome 11, ASM371156v2, whole genome shotgun sequence genome, one interval contains:
- the fgf8a gene encoding fibroblast growth factor 8 isoform X2 has translation MRPIPSRLSYLFLHLFAFCYYAQHVSEQSKVTDHVSRRLIRVYQLYSRTSGKHVQVLPNKKINAMADDGDVHAKLIVETDTFGSRVRIKGAETGFYICMNKRGKLVGKKNGQGRDCIFTEIVLENNYTALRNARYEGWYMAFTRRGRPRKGSRTRQHQREVHFMKRLPKGQQPVHPSHHRPFDFIHYPFNQRTKRTRHSSES, from the exons ATGCGACCCATCCCATCCAGACTCAGCTATTT GTTTCTACACTTGTTTGCGTTTTGCTACTACGCGCAG CATGTAAGCGAGCAGAGCAAAGTGACGGACCATGTGAGCCGCAGGCTGATCCGGGTCTACCAGCTGTACAGTCGGACCAGCGGCAAGCATGTGCAGGTTCTGCCCAACAAGAAGATCAACGCCATGGCCGATGACGGAGACGTCCACG ccaAACTCATCGTGGAGACGGACACATTTGGGAGCCGCGTGCGCATCAAAGGAGCCGAGACCGGCTTCTACATCTGTATGAACAAGAGAGGGAAGCTCGTTGGCAAG AAAAACGGGCAGGGTCGTGACTGTATCTTCACCGAGATCGTTTTGGAGAACAACTACACAGCACTGAGGAACGCACGTTACGAGGGCTGGTACATGGCCTTCACCCGCCGCGGACGACCACGGAAGGGCTCGCGGACACGGCAGCACCAACGGGAAGTCCATTTCATGAAGAGGCTACCGAAGGGGCAGCAGCCGGTCCATCCGAGCCACCACCGTCCTTTCGATTTCATCCACTACCCTTTCAATCAAAGGACTAAACGTACGCGACATTCATCGGAAAGCTGA
- the fgf8a gene encoding fibroblast growth factor 8 isoform X1, translating into MRPIPSRLSYLFLHLFAFCYYAQVTNQSPPNFTQHVSEQSKVTDHVSRRLIRVYQLYSRTSGKHVQVLPNKKINAMADDGDVHAKLIVETDTFGSRVRIKGAETGFYICMNKRGKLVGKKNGQGRDCIFTEIVLENNYTALRNARYEGWYMAFTRRGRPRKGSRTRQHQREVHFMKRLPKGQQPVHPSHHRPFDFIHYPFNQRTKRTRHSSES; encoded by the exons ATGCGACCCATCCCATCCAGACTCAGCTATTT GTTTCTACACTTGTTTGCGTTTTGCTACTACGCGCAG GTAACCAATCAGTCCCCGCCTAATTTCACGCAGCATGTAAGCGAGCAGAGCAAAGTGACGGACCATGTGAGCCGCAGGCTGATCCGGGTCTACCAGCTGTACAGTCGGACCAGCGGCAAGCATGTGCAGGTTCTGCCCAACAAGAAGATCAACGCCATGGCCGATGACGGAGACGTCCACG ccaAACTCATCGTGGAGACGGACACATTTGGGAGCCGCGTGCGCATCAAAGGAGCCGAGACCGGCTTCTACATCTGTATGAACAAGAGAGGGAAGCTCGTTGGCAAG AAAAACGGGCAGGGTCGTGACTGTATCTTCACCGAGATCGTTTTGGAGAACAACTACACAGCACTGAGGAACGCACGTTACGAGGGCTGGTACATGGCCTTCACCCGCCGCGGACGACCACGGAAGGGCTCGCGGACACGGCAGCACCAACGGGAAGTCCATTTCATGAAGAGGCTACCGAAGGGGCAGCAGCCGGTCCATCCGAGCCACCACCGTCCTTTCGATTTCATCCACTACCCTTTCAATCAAAGGACTAAACGTACGCGACATTCATCGGAAAGCTGA